Proteins co-encoded in one Arachis hypogaea cultivar Tifrunner chromosome 11, arahy.Tifrunner.gnm2.J5K5, whole genome shotgun sequence genomic window:
- the LOC112721007 gene encoding serine/threonine-protein phosphatase 7 long form homolog, which yields MYRLNNIAHVAGFIDEELTRCVRRICRQQKMILHDRIMPYLDSTGLLHVARLNDYWFKLDEPLISSFVERWRPETHTFHMPFGECTVTLQDVAYQFGLPVDGFPVSGCLSDFEQLMEGGKPAWQWFKELFGELPPEDCIDEFTVSYGWFQNRFRVMPTDATEATVQVYACDYIMMLLSTILFGDKSGARVHLRWLPYVADLDGLGKYSWDSATLSWLYRCLYRVANQNVKNLVGPLALLQSWIFWRFPTFRPRGFDVIEMGVCSSFHLVHSP from the exons ATGTATCGATTGAACAACATCGCGCACGTGGCAGGTTTTATCGACGAAGAG CTAACCCGATGTGTACGGAGAATCTGTAGGCAACAGAAGATGATATTGCATGACCGTATTATGCCTTACCTAGATAGCACCGGATTGCTACATGTTGCTAGGCTGAATGATTATTGGTTTAAGCTGGATGAGCCACTGATTAGTTCCTTCGTTGAGCGATGGCGTCCAGAGACTCACACTTTCCACATGCCATTTGGAGAGTGCACTGTTACTTTACAGGATGTGGCATATCAGTTCGGCCTCCCTGTTGATGGATTTCCAGTTAGTGGTTGTCTTAGTGACTTTGAGCAGTTGATGGAGGGTGGAAAGCCTGCGTGGCagtggtttaaagagctattcgGTGAGCTTCCTCCTGAGGACTGTATCGATGAGTTCACCGTGTCGTATGGCTGGTTTCAAAACAGGTTCAGAGTCATGCCGACTGATGCTACAGAGGCAACGGTACAGGTCTATGCGTGTGAttacatcatgatgttgttgtcCACGATACTTTTTGGCGACAAGTCCGGTGCCAGAGTTCACTTACGCTGGCTCCCGTATGTTGCGGATCTTGACGGACTCGGCAAGTATAGCTGGGATTCAGCCACGTTGTCTTGGTTATATAGGTGTCTCTATAGAGTTGCCAATCAGAATGTGAAGAACTTAGTTGGGCCACTAGCGTTGCTACAGTCCTGGATATTTTGGAGGTTTCCCACATTCAGGCCGAGAGGGTTTGATGTCATAGAGATGGGAGTATGTTCGAGTTTCCATCTTGTGCATTCGCCATGA
- the LOC112720318 gene encoding uncharacterized protein, protein MDVFVLPPWIPEDDLLLKNAVEAGASLESLAKGAVQFSRKYSIAELRDRWRSLLYDTDVSAQASVSMVNLELSGKSAKEGTIGDAHNGVGVVAAKRKRGPSIRKQYYAMRKRLCRQVFHSLDSFDEAVHDEMDLVKLKREGEVESGGIVTLDNDNNDKDMNNNSVANNLVGYGSYSGLEDVVLSHSMSDIPLWRTIEDVPAPAMPVEASPRRNDRHGEEARATMLPPSHGSKGKCAVDVSNALASMSGEEQRRLSDPLSNLSNEDEPCYENVDSLLLSSPCEIQGNDASDICESQKVDMMTKAGEMPSNSSTAGLVVVAKPLDYSRGDVPYDCDPCNNAVSSVSVRTPHREPSGECEFCFLNAEDADVPSEDSADSSIIVPCLLTRKPQPIVKDAGYTDSSVNNQMKKELDRSLKKENNSHSSMSSQRQIVKAVLVPNINSTQPPVGVVTRAENPGRNLISAVPSQSNSVSINASHKRLVHAAILTAMDGHPKQKESVASASAKHHADSRAGQQKDLPESEVKSLFLNQERENDDDDDNDEDDSDNEIPSFSDIEAMILEMDLCPTDQDTSASREVLRYQHAETKKTIMRLEQSAQSFMQRAIASRGAFAVLYGRNLKQYINKSEVILGRGTDDLHVDIDLRREGCANKISRRQALIRMEANGSFIIKNLGKNSIFLNGKEVAPGQLRGLSASCLIEIRGMSFIFETNNKSVKTYLENMNCKGEDKGKALTMVA, encoded by the exons ATGGACGTCTTCGTTTTGCCACCTTGGATCCCCGAAGATGACCTTCTCTTAAAGAACGCCGTTGAg GCAGGTGCGTCGCTGGAATCGCTGGCGAAAGGAGCGGTTCAATTCTCGCGAAAGTATTCTATTGCTGAATTGCGAGACAGGTGGCGTTCTCTTCTCTATGACACGGACGTATCAGCCCAGGCTTCGGTTTCCATGGTGAATTTGGAGCTCTCCGGAAAGTCCGCTAAGGAAGGAACAATTGGTGACGCACACAATGGCGTTGGCGTTGTGGCGGCGAAGCGGAAGAGAGGTCCCAGCATCCGGAAGCAGTACTACGCCATGCGGAAGAGGCTTTGCAGACAGGTTTTCCACTCTCTTGATTCTTTCGACGAGGCAGTACATGATGAAATGGATTTGGTTAAGCTTAAGCGTGAGGGCGAGGTTGAATCCGGGGGAATTGTAACTttagataatgataataatgataaGGATATGAATAATAATTCGGTTGCTAATAATTTGGTTGGTTATGGGAGTTACTCGGGATTGGAGGATGTTGTGTTGTCTCATTCTATGAGTGATATTCCTTTGTGGAGAACAATTGAGGATGTGCCAGCACCAGCCATGCCTGTCGAAGCGAGTCCTAGAAGAAATGATCGCCATGGGGAGGAAGCAAGGGCAACAATGCTTCCCCCTTCCCATGGTTCGAAAGGCAAATGTGCAGTTGATGTGTCGAATGCTTTGGCATCTATGTCGGGAGAGGAGCAAAGGCGCCTTTCTGATCCACTTTCGAACTTATCAAATGAGGATGAGCCTTGTTATGAGAACGTTGATTCGCTTCTGTTGAGCTCTCCTTGTGAAATTCAGGGAAATGATGCCTCTGATATTTGCGAATCTCAGAAGGTGGATATGATGACCAAAGCTGGTGAAATGCCCAGTAATTCATCTACAGCTGGATTGGTGGTTGTTGCCAAACCATTAGACTACAGTCGTGGTGATGTGCcttatgattgtgatccttgtaACAATGCTGTGTCATCTGTTTCGGTCCGAACCCCTCATCGTGAACCCAGTGGAGAGTGTGAGTTCTGCTTCCTGAATGCTGAGGACGCTGATGTTCCATCTGAAGACAGTGCAGACTCGTCAATTATAGTTCCTTGTTTGTTGACTAGGAAACCCCAACCAATTGTCAAGGATGCAGGTTATACAGATTCATCTGTTAATAACCAGATGAAAAAGGAACTAGATAGAAgcttgaagaaagaaaataattcaCACTCTTCAATGTCTTCCCAGCGACAGATAGTTAAGGCAGTGTTAGTGCCAAATATAAATTCAACTCAGCCACCTGTCGGTGTTGTTACGAGAGCTGAAAATCCTGGAAGGAACCTTATTTCAGCAGTTCCTAGTCAGAGCAACAGTGTCAGTATTAACGCAAGTCACAAAAGATTAGTTCATGCCGCTATCTTGACAGCCATGGATGGACATCCAAAACAAAAG GAAAGTGTTGCTTCGGCTTCAGCAAAACATCATGCAGATTCAAGGGCAGGGCAACAAAAGGATTTACCCGAATCTGAAGTAAAGTCATTGTTTCTCAATCAGGaaagggagaatgatgatgatgatgataatgacgaAGATGACTCTGATAATGAAATTCCTTCTTTTTCTGATATTGAGGCAATG ATTCTTGAAATGGATTTATGTCCGACTGATCAAGATACAAGTGCAAGCAGAGAAG TGTTGAGATATCAACATGCTGAGACCAAGAAGACCATCATGAGATTGGAGCAATCTGCACAGTCCTTTATGCAAAGAGCCATTGCATCTCGGGGGGCATTTGCTGTATTGTATGGGCGTAATCTGAAGCAATATATTAACAAGAGCGAG GTCATACTTGGAAGAGGAACTGATGACCTACATGTTGATATTGACTTGAGAAGAGAAGGGTGTGCTAACAAAATATCTAGACGACAA GCTTTAATAAGGATGGAAGCAAATGGCtctttcattattaaaaatcttgGCAAGAATTCTATcttcttgaatggcaaagagGTTGCTCCAGGACAGCTGCGGGGTCTTAGTGCTAGTTGTTTGATCGAG ATTAGAGGCATGTCATTCATCTTTGAAACCAATAACAAATCTGTGAAGACTTATTTAGAAAATATGAATTGCAAGGGAGAAGACAAAGGGAAGGCTTTAACCATGGTTGCCTGA